One Halobaculum roseum DNA segment encodes these proteins:
- a CDS encoding DUF7569 family protein, translated as MSDSCDACGSSVEDALARTIRLSVDRSTVDEQRLCPGCFAEWIDRYEQQMRTEPDVTIDEENDIIVD; from the coding sequence ATGTCCGACTCCTGTGACGCGTGCGGGTCGTCGGTGGAGGACGCGCTCGCCCGGACGATCCGCCTGTCGGTCGATCGCTCGACGGTCGACGAGCAGCGCCTGTGTCCCGGCTGTTTCGCCGAGTGGATCGACCGCTACGAGCAACAGATGCGGACCGAACCGGACGTGACGATCGACGAGGAGAACGACATCATCGTCGACTGA
- the upp gene encoding uracil phosphoribosyltransferase, with the protein MAIEERGDAHLITHALAKDTLSRLRDVETEQVAFRKGLVKLGRICGYEIIDGAMETEFVSIETPLAETTGERVKGLDNVVIINVLRAATPFVEGLLKAFPRAKQGVISAGRNEEAGMGDDGTFPIEIDYTKLPDITAEDTVIVADPMLATGSTMCAVLDHVLADNPEPEDLFVLSAVSAPDGLTRVAEEAPRADLLTVAIDDELNDEGFIVPGLGDAGDRAFRTQ; encoded by the coding sequence ATGGCTATCGAGGAGCGAGGGGACGCACACCTCATCACGCACGCGCTGGCGAAGGACACGCTCTCACGGCTGCGCGACGTGGAGACGGAGCAGGTGGCGTTCCGAAAGGGGCTGGTGAAGTTGGGCCGCATCTGCGGCTACGAGATCATCGACGGCGCGATGGAGACGGAGTTCGTCTCTATCGAGACGCCGCTGGCGGAGACGACCGGCGAGCGCGTGAAGGGGCTCGACAACGTCGTCATCATCAACGTCCTCCGCGCCGCGACGCCGTTCGTCGAGGGGTTGTTGAAGGCGTTCCCGCGCGCCAAACAGGGTGTCATCTCCGCCGGCCGCAACGAGGAGGCAGGGATGGGGGATGACGGCACCTTCCCCATCGAGATCGACTACACGAAGCTGCCGGACATTACCGCCGAGGACACCGTCATCGTCGCCGACCCGATGCTCGCGACGGGATCGACGATGTGCGCCGTGCTCGATCACGTGCTCGCCGACAACCCCGAACCCGAGGACCTGTTCGTGCTCTCGGCCGTCTCCGCTCCGGACGGACTCACCCGCGTCGCCGAGGAGGCGCCGCGAGCCGATCTCCTCACCGTCGCCATCGACGACGAACTCAACGACGAGGGGTTCATCGTCCCCGGCCTCGGCGACGCCGGCGACCGCGCGTTCCGGACGCAGTAA
- the mdh gene encoding malate dehydrogenase, translating into MTKVSVIGAAGTVGAAAGYNIALRDIADELVFVDIPDMEETTIGQAADTNHGVAYDSNTRIRQGDYSATEGSDVVVITAGIPRKEGQTRIDLAGDNAPIMEDIGESLREYNDDFVSITTSNPVDLLNRHLYESGERAREKVIGFGGRLDSARFRYVLSERFDAPVKNVEATILGEHGDAQVPVFSKVRVDGADPEFTADEKEEILGDLQESAMDVISRKGATEWGPATGVAHMVEAVIRDTGEVLPGSIALEGEFGHEDTAFGVPVKLGSGGVEEVVEWDLDDYETDLMDEAAEKLSTQYEKIA; encoded by the coding sequence ATGACGAAAGTCAGCGTGATCGGCGCGGCGGGAACCGTGGGTGCCGCGGCCGGCTACAACATCGCGCTCCGGGACATCGCGGACGAACTCGTGTTCGTCGACATCCCGGACATGGAGGAGACGACGATCGGCCAGGCGGCCGACACCAACCACGGCGTCGCGTACGATTCCAACACGCGGATCCGCCAGGGTGACTATTCGGCCACCGAGGGCTCGGACGTGGTCGTCATCACCGCGGGCATCCCGCGTAAGGAGGGGCAGACCCGGATCGATCTGGCGGGCGACAACGCGCCGATCATGGAGGACATCGGCGAGTCGCTGCGCGAGTACAACGACGACTTCGTGTCGATCACCACCTCGAACCCCGTGGACCTGCTCAACCGCCACCTCTACGAGAGCGGCGAGCGCGCCCGCGAGAAGGTGATCGGCTTCGGCGGCCGCCTCGACTCCGCGCGCTTCCGGTACGTGCTCTCCGAGCGCTTCGACGCGCCGGTGAAGAACGTCGAGGCGACGATCCTCGGCGAGCACGGCGACGCGCAGGTGCCCGTGTTCTCGAAGGTCCGCGTCGACGGCGCAGACCCCGAGTTCACTGCCGACGAGAAGGAGGAGATCCTCGGCGACCTCCAGGAGTCGGCGATGGACGTGATCTCCCGCAAGGGCGCGACCGAGTGGGGGCCGGCGACCGGCGTCGCCCACATGGTCGAGGCCGTGATCCGCGACACCGGCGAGGTGCTTCCCGGCTCCATCGCGCTGGAGGGCGAGTTCGGCCACGAGGATACCGCCTTCGGCGTCCCCGTGAAGCTCGGATCAGGCGGCGTCGAGGAGGTCGTCGAGTGGGATCTCGACGACTACGAGACCGATCTCATGGACGAGGCGGCCGAGAAGCTCTCGACCCAGTACGAGAAGATCGCGTAG
- a CDS encoding excinuclease ABC subunit C, which produces MDASVVRERAADLPREPGVYQFLDGDTVLYVGKAVDLRDRVPSYADPRSARVSRMVDRADALDFAVTDTETQALLLEANLIKRLNPRFNVRLKDDKSYPLVQITDHPVPRIEATRDPDEAATVFGPFTDKGRVDTVIKAIRETYGLRGCSDHKYQGRERPCLDYEMGLCSAPCTGEIDEASYREDVASAVRFFEGETGALADPLRREMEAAARAREFERAANLRDRLDAVEAFHGEGEDAVSDRSDERAVDVLGAAVEGDSAVVARLHSERGQLVDRSRHSLDAPDAEDRVAEVLSAFLVQYYAERELPDAILLSERPADDDVLAWLEAEGVAVRVPGAGREAKLVDLALKNARSGPTRRDELSALADVLGIDRPERIEGFDVSHAQGKQVVGSDVCFVGGSAEKADYRRKKLTDRNDDYANMRELVKWRAERAVDGRDDRPDPDLLLIDGGDGQLGAARDALAEVGWDVPTVALAKEEELVITADGVHRWEDDAPHLHLLQRVRDEAHRFAVQYHQTLRDDVSTVLDEVPGVGPETRRRLLRRFGSVENVRAAGEGDLLDVPGVGEKTARALKARL; this is translated from the coding sequence ATGGACGCGAGCGTCGTTCGCGAGCGCGCGGCGGACCTCCCGCGCGAGCCGGGCGTCTACCAGTTCCTCGACGGCGACACCGTGTTGTACGTCGGGAAGGCGGTCGACCTACGGGACCGCGTGCCGTCGTACGCGGACCCGCGGTCGGCCCGAGTCTCCCGGATGGTCGACCGCGCGGACGCGCTCGATTTCGCGGTCACGGACACCGAGACCCAGGCGCTCCTGCTGGAGGCGAACCTGATCAAGCGGCTCAACCCCCGCTTCAACGTCCGCCTCAAGGACGACAAGTCGTACCCGCTGGTCCAGATCACCGACCACCCGGTCCCGCGGATCGAGGCGACGCGCGACCCCGACGAGGCGGCGACCGTCTTCGGCCCGTTCACCGACAAGGGCCGAGTCGACACCGTGATCAAGGCGATCCGCGAGACGTACGGCCTGCGCGGCTGTTCGGACCACAAGTACCAGGGACGCGAGCGCCCCTGTCTCGACTACGAGATGGGGCTCTGCTCGGCCCCCTGTACCGGCGAGATCGACGAGGCGTCCTACCGCGAGGACGTCGCGTCCGCGGTCCGCTTCTTCGAGGGGGAAACCGGCGCGCTCGCGGATCCGTTGCGCCGGGAGATGGAGGCGGCCGCCCGGGCGCGGGAGTTCGAGCGCGCGGCGAACCTCCGCGACCGCCTCGACGCCGTCGAGGCGTTCCACGGCGAGGGCGAGGACGCCGTCTCCGACCGCTCCGACGAGCGCGCGGTCGACGTGCTCGGCGCGGCCGTCGAGGGCGACTCGGCCGTCGTCGCGCGCCTCCACAGCGAACGCGGTCAGCTCGTCGACCGGTCTCGCCACTCGCTGGACGCCCCCGACGCAGAGGACCGCGTCGCCGAGGTGCTCTCGGCGTTCCTCGTCCAGTACTACGCCGAGCGGGAGCTTCCCGACGCGATTCTGCTCTCGGAGCGGCCGGCCGACGACGACGTGCTCGCGTGGCTGGAGGCCGAGGGCGTCGCCGTCCGCGTCCCCGGCGCGGGACGGGAGGCGAAGCTCGTGGACCTCGCGCTGAAGAACGCCCGCAGCGGTCCGACGCGTCGCGACGAGCTGTCGGCGCTGGCCGATGTCCTCGGGATCGACCGCCCCGAGCGCATCGAGGGGTTCGACGTGAGCCACGCCCAGGGGAAACAGGTCGTCGGCTCCGACGTGTGCTTCGTCGGCGGAAGCGCCGAGAAGGCGGACTACCGTCGAAAGAAGCTCACCGACCGCAACGACGACTACGCGAACATGCGCGAGCTGGTGAAGTGGCGCGCAGAGCGCGCCGTCGACGGACGCGACGACCGGCCCGACCCGGACCTGCTGCTCATCGACGGCGGCGACGGCCAGCTCGGCGCCGCGCGCGACGCTCTCGCGGAAGTCGGCTGGGACGTGCCGACGGTGGCGCTCGCCAAGGAGGAGGAGTTAGTGATCACGGCCGACGGAGTGCACCGCTGGGAGGACGACGCGCCGCACCTCCACCTCCTCCAGCGCGTTCGCGACGAGGCGCACCGCTTCGCGGTGCAGTATCACCAGACGCTCCGCGACGATGTGTCGACGGTCCTCGACGAGGTGCCCGGCGTCGGCCCCGAAACGCGCCGGCGACTCCTCCGGCGGTTCGGGTCCGTCGAGAACGTCCGCGCCGCCGGCGAGGGCGACCTGCTGGACGTGCCCGGCGTCGGCGAGAAGACGGCGCGAGCGCTGAAGGCGCGGCTGTAA